The following are from one region of the Jeongeupia sp. USM3 genome:
- the ruvC gene encoding crossover junction endodeoxyribonuclease RuvC codes for MRILGIDPGSRITGFGLIDVSGQSRQYVASGCIKTGGGSLPERVRALLDGLAEVVATYHPEIAAVEQVFVNVNPASTLMLGQARGAVLAALVHAELPIAEYTALQVKQAVVGNGHAGKDQVGQMVQRLLRLSGVPQADAADALAVALAHSQHAGGAAAQLAKLGLTVKRGRLA; via the coding sequence ATGCGCATCCTCGGCATCGACCCGGGCTCGCGGATCACCGGGTTCGGCCTCATCGACGTCAGCGGCCAGAGCCGGCAATACGTCGCTTCGGGCTGCATCAAGACCGGCGGCGGCAGCCTGCCCGAACGCGTCCGGGCGCTGCTCGACGGCCTCGCCGAGGTCGTCGCGACCTACCACCCCGAGATCGCCGCGGTCGAACAGGTCTTCGTCAACGTCAACCCGGCGTCAACGCTGATGCTCGGCCAGGCGCGCGGCGCCGTACTGGCGGCGCTGGTGCATGCCGAGCTGCCGATCGCCGAATACACCGCTCTGCAGGTCAAGCAGGCCGTGGTCGGCAACGGCCACGCCGGCAAGGACCAGGTCGGCCAGATGGTGCAGCGGCTGCTGCGGCTGTCGGGCGTGCCGCAGGCCGATGCGGCCGATGCGCTCGCGGTCGCATTGGCACACTCGCAGCATGCCGGCGGTGCGGCGGCGCAGCTCGCCAAGCTCGGGCTGACGGTCAAGCGCGGCCGGCTCGCCTGA
- a CDS encoding energy transducer TonB, translated as MDRMQRFMTTAMLLSLLTHAVAIFGIKFVMPEINRHFSEQPLEVVLVNQHTETAPSKAKVRAQENVDGGGNTDAKLHAASPLPVLSNRASVELQQQLSKQQQLEAQQQALLAKLRAGGLLAAPTRQADQHDNTEARAGQNDKPAQVARALSGIAGRIEQQVSAYEEKPRKAFMTTPAIKAATAVWEDQWRQTIERIGTLTYPSDGAGNKLYGSLQLSAEINTDGTLRASKVERSSGNRRLDDAALRILQRAAPFAPLPKGLRDGVGQPATVLVIYRTWTFGRNDTLKSTVAQ; from the coding sequence ATGGATCGCATGCAACGCTTCATGACGACGGCGATGCTGCTGTCGCTACTGACGCACGCGGTGGCGATCTTCGGCATCAAGTTCGTCATGCCCGAAATCAACCGGCATTTCTCCGAACAGCCGCTCGAAGTCGTGCTCGTCAACCAGCACACCGAGACCGCGCCGAGCAAGGCCAAGGTCCGGGCGCAGGAAAACGTCGACGGCGGCGGCAATACCGACGCCAAGCTGCACGCCGCCAGCCCGCTGCCGGTGCTGAGCAACCGGGCGTCGGTCGAACTGCAGCAGCAGTTGTCGAAGCAGCAGCAGCTCGAGGCGCAGCAACAGGCACTGCTCGCGAAGTTGCGTGCCGGCGGCCTGCTGGCAGCGCCGACCCGGCAGGCCGACCAGCACGACAATACCGAGGCCCGTGCCGGGCAGAACGACAAGCCGGCGCAGGTCGCGCGCGCGCTGTCGGGCATCGCCGGGCGGATCGAGCAGCAGGTCAGCGCCTACGAGGAGAAGCCGCGCAAGGCCTTCATGACGACGCCGGCGATCAAGGCTGCCACTGCGGTCTGGGAAGACCAGTGGCGCCAGACGATCGAACGCATCGGCACCCTCACCTACCCGAGCGACGGCGCCGGCAACAAGCTCTACGGCAGCCTGCAACTATCGGCCGAGATCAACACGGACGGGACGCTGCGTGCCAGCAAGGTCGAGCGCTCGTCGGGCAATCGGCGGCTTGACGACGCCGCGCTGAGAATCCTCCAGCGCGCGGCGCCGTTTGCCCCCCTGCCCAAGGGGCTGCGCGACGGCGTCGGCCAGCCGGCGACGGTGCTGGTGATTTACCGGACCTGGACCTTCGGCCGCAACGACACGCTCAAGTCAACGGTCGCGCAATAA
- a CDS encoding c-type cytochrome codes for MKPVRIVSILLALSCTPVLAAVDGSKLIAKYNCLGCHAVDHKIVGPSYKDVAARYRGQKGAEAMLMQEVRAGTKGKWGGPVAMPPQQISDADLKVIVQWILAQK; via the coding sequence GTGAAGCCCGTTCGTATCGTTTCCATCCTGCTGGCGCTGTCCTGTACCCCGGTTCTTGCCGCCGTGGATGGCAGCAAACTGATCGCAAAGTACAACTGCCTTGGCTGCCACGCCGTCGATCACAAGATCGTCGGCCCGTCGTACAAGGACGTCGCCGCGCGTTACCGCGGCCAGAAGGGTGCCGAGGCGATGCTGATGCAGGAAGTGCGCGCCGGCACCAAGGGCAAGTGGGGCGGGCCGGTGGCGATGCCGCCGCAACAGATCAGCGACGCCGATCTCAAGGTGATCGTGCAGTGGATACTGGCGCAGAAATAA
- the dksA gene encoding RNA polymerase-binding protein DksA: MAKLTEKDILSWNGPEEDYMNPDHLEFFRELLLKNKAELLANASQTSQNLQEQEATPDPADRATLEEEYALELRTRDRERKLLMKIESTLKKLDDGSYGYCEDTGEAIGLGRLLARPTASLSLEAQERRERMKKQFAD, from the coding sequence ATGGCCAAACTCACCGAGAAAGACATCCTCAGCTGGAACGGTCCGGAAGAGGACTACATGAACCCGGATCACCTCGAGTTCTTCCGGGAACTGCTGCTGAAGAACAAGGCCGAGCTGCTGGCCAACGCCAGCCAGACCAGCCAGAACCTGCAGGAGCAGGAAGCGACGCCGGATCCCGCCGACCGCGCGACGCTCGAGGAAGAATACGCGCTCGAACTGCGCACCCGCGACCGCGAACGCAAACTGCTGATGAAGATCGAGTCGACGCTGAAGAAGCTCGACGACGGCTCCTACGGCTACTGCGAGGACACGGGCGAAGCGATCGGCCTTGGCCGGCTGCTGGCGCGGCCGACCGCGTCGCTGTCGCTCGAAGCGCAGGAGCGCCGCGAGCGGATGAAAAAGCAGTTCGCCGACTGA
- a CDS encoding Fur family transcriptional regulator — MSVRAVPPAAEADTLDPARELIARTGARATTPRLRVLSTLLSAQRPLSHLDVVERLDPVIDRVTVYRVLEWLTDEGLAHKLAGDDRVWRFSVATVQHRHAHFHCRVCGRFYCIESFRTDLPVALPQGFAAEALEITIKGVCADCREPR, encoded by the coding sequence ATGAGCGTGCGGGCCGTGCCGCCCGCCGCCGAGGCCGACACGCTCGACCCGGCGCGCGAGCTGATCGCCCGGACCGGCGCCCGCGCCACCACGCCGCGCCTGCGCGTGCTGTCGACGCTGCTGTCGGCGCAGCGGCCCTTGTCGCATCTCGATGTCGTCGAGCGCCTCGACCCGGTGATCGACCGGGTTACCGTCTACCGCGTGCTCGAGTGGCTGACCGACGAAGGGCTGGCCCACAAGCTCGCCGGCGACGACCGGGTCTGGCGCTTCTCGGTCGCGACGGTGCAACACCGTCACGCCCACTTCCACTGCCGTGTCTGCGGCCGTTTCTACTGCATCGAATCGTTCCGCACCGACCTGCCGGTCGCGCTGCCGCAGGGCTTTGCCGCCGAGGCGCTCGAGATCACCATCAAGGGCGTCTGCGCCGACTGCCGCGAACCGCGCTGA
- the aroG gene encoding 3-deoxy-7-phosphoheptulonate synthase AroG, whose product MHYQTDDVRIREIKELLPPVAVLEKYPVTETASAAVFESRQAIHNILEGSDDRLLVIVGPCSIHDTRAALEYGQKLLKLREKFSGTLEVVMRVYFEKPRTTVGWKGLINDPYLNGSFNINDGLRIARKLLLDLNDTGLPTAGEFLDMITPQYMADLMSWGAIGARTTESQVHRELSSGLSCPVGFKNGTDGNMKIAIDAIRAAGQPHHFLSVTKMGHSAIVATAGNPDCHIILRGGKEPNYDTNHVRTAMADLAAAGVAQKVMIDFSHANSRKDYRRQMEVSADVATQIGEGNAAIFGVMIESHLVEGRQDQVDGKELCYGQSITDACIGWPDTEASLAELSEAVLRRRALAKLGA is encoded by the coding sequence ATGCATTACCAGACCGACGACGTCCGTATTCGCGAGATCAAAGAACTGCTGCCGCCCGTGGCGGTGCTGGAAAAATACCCGGTCACCGAGACCGCGTCGGCCGCGGTATTCGAATCGCGCCAGGCGATCCACAACATCCTCGAAGGCAGCGACGACCGGCTGCTCGTCATCGTCGGGCCATGTTCGATCCACGATACCCGGGCCGCGCTCGAGTACGGCCAGAAGCTGCTGAAGCTGCGTGAAAAGTTCAGCGGCACGCTCGAGGTGGTGATGCGTGTCTACTTCGAGAAGCCGCGCACCACCGTCGGCTGGAAGGGCCTGATCAACGACCCGTACCTGAACGGCAGCTTCAACATCAACGACGGCCTGCGCATTGCCCGCAAGCTGCTGCTCGATTTGAACGACACCGGTCTGCCGACCGCCGGCGAGTTCCTCGACATGATCACGCCGCAGTACATGGCCGACCTGATGAGCTGGGGCGCCATCGGTGCGCGGACGACCGAGTCGCAGGTGCACCGCGAGCTGTCGAGCGGCCTGTCGTGCCCGGTCGGCTTCAAGAACGGGACCGACGGCAATATGAAGATCGCCATCGACGCGATCCGTGCCGCCGGCCAGCCGCACCATTTCCTCTCGGTGACCAAGATGGGCCACTCGGCCATCGTCGCCACCGCCGGCAACCCGGATTGCCACATCATCCTGCGCGGCGGCAAGGAACCGAACTACGACACCAACCACGTCCGTACCGCGATGGCCGACCTCGCCGCCGCCGGCGTGGCGCAGAAGGTGATGATCGACTTCAGCCACGCCAACAGCCGCAAGGACTACCGTCGGCAGATGGAAGTTTCGGCCGACGTCGCCACGCAGATCGGCGAGGGCAACGCCGCGATTTTCGGCGTGATGATCGAATCGCACCTGGTCGAAGGCCGCCAGGACCAGGTCGACGGCAAGGAGCTGTGCTACGGCCAGTCGATCACCGATGCCTGCATCGGCTGGCCCGACACCGAAGCCTCGCTGGCCGAACTGTCCGAGGCCGTACTGCGCCGCCGTGCGCTGGCCAAGCTCGGCGCCTGA
- a CDS encoding bifunctional enoyl-CoA hydratase/phosphate acetyltransferase yields MTQENILFDDIEPGMRYTRTHVVKPGDLTLFALIAGSREIGGRLQAPAIGAFSLLSSTATNFFPGNGSILAGHSMQSFGWIRDGDTLSISLTVQEKDPASRQVVVDCRCENQDGEVIASGPITLIPPTVRRENRFDEPPQLTLRQYHVFSNLRARAAELPPVPTAVAHPTDDASLRGALEAYEAGLITPILVGPEAKIRAVADHEGLDVAGLRIVDTEHSVASAEAAVALCRSGEAQALMKGKLHTDELMRAVMAKEGLRAGKRVSHVYVMDVPAYGRPLLVSDVAINIAPDLGAKVDITQNAINLAHVLGIERPKVALLSAVETVYDKMPSTLDAALLCKMADRGQITGAVLDGPLAFDNAVSKLAAQAKGIESPVAGEADVLIVPDIEAGNMLAKLMIYFAGAEAAGIVLGARVPIVLTSRADDVKSRLASAAVMALVAHAKGSH; encoded by the coding sequence ATGACCCAGGAAAACATCCTCTTCGACGATATCGAGCCCGGCATGCGCTACACGCGCACGCACGTGGTCAAGCCCGGCGATCTTACCCTGTTCGCGCTGATCGCCGGTTCGCGCGAGATCGGCGGCAGGCTGCAGGCGCCGGCGATCGGTGCGTTCTCGCTGCTGTCGTCGACGGCGACGAATTTCTTTCCCGGCAACGGTTCGATCCTGGCCGGGCATTCGATGCAGTCGTTCGGCTGGATCCGCGACGGCGACACGCTGTCGATTTCGCTGACGGTGCAGGAAAAGGATCCGGCTAGCCGGCAGGTCGTGGTCGATTGCCGCTGCGAGAACCAGGACGGCGAGGTGATCGCGTCGGGGCCGATCACGCTGATTCCGCCGACGGTGAGGCGCGAAAACCGCTTCGACGAACCGCCACAACTTACATTGCGCCAGTACCACGTCTTCAGTAATCTGCGCGCCCGTGCCGCCGAGCTGCCGCCGGTGCCGACCGCCGTGGCGCATCCGACCGACGACGCCTCGTTGCGTGGCGCGCTCGAGGCGTACGAAGCGGGGCTGATCACGCCCATCCTCGTCGGTCCGGAAGCGAAGATCCGCGCCGTGGCCGACCACGAGGGGCTGGACGTTGCCGGCCTGCGCATCGTCGATACCGAGCACAGCGTCGCCTCGGCCGAAGCCGCCGTCGCGCTGTGCCGCAGCGGCGAGGCGCAGGCGCTGATGAAGGGCAAGCTGCACACCGACGAGCTGATGCGCGCGGTGATGGCCAAGGAAGGGCTGCGTGCCGGCAAGCGCGTGTCGCACGTCTACGTGATGGACGTGCCGGCGTACGGCCGGCCGCTGCTGGTCAGCGACGTGGCGATCAACATCGCGCCGGATCTGGGTGCCAAGGTCGACATCACGCAGAACGCGATCAACCTCGCGCACGTGCTGGGCATAGAGCGGCCCAAGGTCGCGCTGCTGTCGGCGGTCGAGACGGTCTACGACAAGATGCCGTCGACGCTCGATGCGGCGCTGCTGTGCAAGATGGCCGACCGCGGCCAGATCACCGGCGCGGTGCTCGACGGGCCGCTGGCGTTCGACAACGCCGTCTCGAAGCTGGCGGCGCAGGCCAAGGGCATCGAGTCGCCGGTCGCCGGCGAGGCCGACGTGCTGATCGTGCCCGATATCGAGGCCGGCAACATGCTGGCCAAGCTGATGATTTATTTCGCCGGGGCCGAAGCCGCCGGCATCGTGCTGGGAGCGCGCGTTCCGATCGTGCTGACCAGCCGTGCCGACGATGTGAAGTCCCGTCTTGCCTCTGCCGCCGTCATGGCGCTGGTGGCGCATGCCAAAGGAAGCCATTAA
- a CDS encoding acetate/propionate family kinase, whose amino-acid sequence MNDLLLVINAGSSSIKFSLFENSPADPVLLYKGQMEGIYVTPHFTAKDAADKKLVDEDLPADLPKSHDTSLRHILKWLETVTAGRKIGVIGHRVVHGGTRFSKPELVTPEVIAELEKLIPLAPLHEPHNITPIKIMAELLPNVPQVVCFDTAFHAGQPELNQLYALPYEFSVKEGIRRYGFHGLSYDYIASVLPQVDTKAAEGRTVVAHLGNGSSMAALQACKGIASTMGFTALEGLPMGTRTGSIDAGVVLHLINHLKMDAKQIEDLLYKQSGLLGLSGISSDMRDLENSGTDRAKLAIAYFVSKVAREAASLAAALEGFDALVFTAGIGENGADVRLAVCRQLRWLGVEIDEAANKIRSGEPRRISLPDSKVAVYVIPTNEELVIARASRACIAG is encoded by the coding sequence ATGAACGATCTTCTCCTCGTCATCAATGCAGGTTCGTCGAGCATCAAGTTCTCGCTGTTCGAAAACTCGCCGGCCGACCCGGTGCTGCTGTACAAGGGCCAGATGGAAGGCATCTACGTGACGCCGCACTTCACCGCTAAGGATGCGGCCGACAAGAAGCTCGTCGACGAAGACCTGCCGGCCGACCTGCCCAAGAGCCATGACACCTCGCTGCGCCACATCCTCAAGTGGCTGGAGACCGTGACCGCCGGCCGCAAGATCGGCGTGATCGGCCACCGCGTCGTCCACGGCGGCACGCGTTTCTCCAAGCCGGAACTGGTGACGCCGGAAGTGATCGCCGAACTGGAGAAGCTGATCCCGCTGGCGCCGCTGCACGAGCCGCACAACATCACCCCGATCAAGATCATGGCCGAACTGCTGCCGAACGTGCCGCAGGTCGTCTGCTTCGACACCGCCTTCCACGCCGGCCAGCCCGAGCTGAACCAGCTGTACGCGCTGCCGTACGAGTTCTCGGTCAAGGAAGGCATCCGCCGCTACGGTTTCCACGGTCTGTCGTACGACTACATCGCCAGCGTGCTGCCGCAGGTCGATACCAAGGCGGCCGAAGGCCGCACTGTCGTCGCCCACCTTGGCAACGGTTCGTCGATGGCCGCGCTGCAGGCGTGCAAGGGCATCGCGTCGACGATGGGCTTCACGGCGCTCGAAGGGCTGCCGATGGGCACGCGCACCGGTTCGATCGACGCCGGCGTCGTGCTGCACCTGATCAACCATCTGAAGATGGACGCCAAGCAGATCGAAGACCTGCTGTACAAGCAATCGGGCCTGCTGGGCCTGTCGGGCATCTCGAGCGACATGCGCGACCTGGAAAACAGCGGCACCGACCGCGCCAAGCTGGCGATCGCCTACTTCGTCAGCAAGGTTGCGCGTGAGGCGGCATCGCTCGCCGCCGCGCTCGAGGGCTTCGACGCGCTGGTGTTCACCGCCGGCATCGGCGAGAACGGCGCCGACGTGCGTCTTGCCGTCTGCCGCCAGCTGCGCTGGCTCGGCGTCGAGATCGACGAGGCCGCCAACAAGATCCGCTCGGGCGAACCGCGCCGGATCTCGCTGCCGGACAGCAAGGTCGCCGTCTACGTGATCCCGACCAACGAGGAACTGGTGATCGCCCGCGCCTCGCGCGCCTGCATCGCCGGCTGA
- a CDS encoding BPSS1780 family membrane protein, with translation MENEIVIDSAPEARRLPVGQGWRWIVDAAQLFRANWLQWLLISLVFVVIVMGLSLLPFVNVVSTVLTPVLLGGLMWAAQGAREGRTPEIGDVFAGFRQRPRELLRVGLYYLIGVMIVALLLVALLYVFGLTETFEAWRNAKTLTDQPEIGGTGWLVVLLGLIGMLVVYSSYFFAPALVMLHGIPAGEAMKLSLVGFWRNWQPVLLASAILTGLAIVAMIPMMLGLIVLIPVVLLTNYTAYADVFETR, from the coding sequence ATGGAAAACGAAATCGTCATCGACAGCGCGCCCGAAGCACGCCGCCTGCCCGTCGGCCAGGGCTGGCGCTGGATCGTCGACGCCGCGCAGCTGTTCCGTGCCAACTGGCTGCAGTGGCTGCTGATCTCGCTGGTCTTCGTCGTCATCGTCATGGGCCTGTCGCTGTTGCCCTTCGTCAATGTCGTCTCGACCGTGCTGACGCCGGTGCTGCTCGGCGGCTTGATGTGGGCGGCGCAGGGGGCAAGGGAAGGACGGACGCCCGAGATCGGCGACGTCTTCGCCGGCTTCCGCCAGCGCCCGCGCGAGCTGCTGCGTGTCGGCCTGTATTACCTGATCGGCGTGATGATCGTCGCGCTGCTGCTGGTGGCGCTGCTCTATGTGTTCGGCCTGACCGAAACCTTCGAGGCGTGGCGCAATGCCAAGACGCTGACCGACCAGCCCGAGATCGGCGGCACCGGCTGGCTGGTCGTGCTGCTCGGGCTGATCGGCATGCTCGTCGTCTACAGCAGCTATTTCTTCGCCCCGGCGCTGGTGATGCTGCACGGCATCCCGGCCGGCGAAGCGATGAAGCTGTCGCTGGTCGGCTTCTGGCGCAACTGGCAGCCGGTGCTGCTGGCGTCGGCCATCCTCACCGGGCTGGCGATCGTCGCGATGATCCCGATGATGCTCGGGCTGATCGTGCTGATACCGGTCGTGCTGCTGACCAATTACACCGCCTACGCCGACGTGTTCGAAACGCGCTGA
- a CDS encoding diacylglycerol kinase has translation MKESPFKGKRGFSRVVNALGYSLDGLGAGWRNEAAFRQVSMLAVAGIVAAFALPLPAWARAVVVGSHVLTVIVELLNSAIEAAVDHTSLEKHHLAKRAKDLGSAAQLVCLVNLALMWGLALFGR, from the coding sequence ATGAAGGAAAGTCCGTTCAAGGGGAAGCGCGGGTTTTCGCGCGTGGTCAACGCGCTCGGCTACTCGCTCGACGGCCTCGGCGCCGGCTGGCGCAACGAGGCGGCGTTCCGGCAGGTGTCGATGCTGGCGGTGGCCGGCATCGTCGCCGCCTTCGCGCTGCCGCTGCCGGCATGGGCGCGCGCGGTCGTCGTCGGCAGCCATGTGCTGACGGTGATCGTCGAACTGCTCAACTCGGCGATCGAGGCCGCCGTCGACCACACTTCGCTTGAAAAGCACCATCTGGCCAAGCGCGCCAAGGATCTGGGCAGCGCGGCGCAGCTCGTCTGCCTGGTCAACCTGGCCTTGATGTGGGGGCTGGCGCTGTTCGGTCGCTGA
- a CDS encoding antibiotic biosynthesis monooxygenase: protein MYSSTFIFEKQQYDAEFDRLDPLIAAAARAHPDFAGEEYWENPYNGRTCVVYYWHALGGLQALMRDPQHIEAKRQYRRWYRGFQVVIAEVVRAYGDGHFADHPAAIMNPLPA from the coding sequence GTGTATTCGAGCACTTTCATTTTCGAAAAGCAGCAGTACGACGCCGAGTTCGACCGGCTCGACCCGCTGATCGCAGCGGCAGCGCGCGCACACCCGGACTTCGCCGGCGAGGAGTACTGGGAAAATCCGTACAACGGTCGCACGTGCGTCGTCTACTACTGGCACGCGTTGGGCGGCTTGCAGGCGCTGATGCGCGATCCGCAGCACATCGAGGCCAAACGCCAGTACCGGCGCTGGTACAGGGGATTTCAGGTCGTGATCGCCGAGGTGGTTCGCGCCTATGGCGATGGCCATTTTGCCGACCATCCGGCCGCAATCATGAACCCCTTGCCGGCCTAG
- a CDS encoding DUF2721 domain-containing protein, with the protein MDELSLATPSLLFPAISLLMLAYTNRFLALSTIIRQLYDTHRRNPHVNNLRQIGNFRRRVALIRGMQAFGVVSLLSCIVSMVLVFFGHAGPAQFLFIASLALMVLSLLLCLAEVLISDAALNILLQDIEQDLRRLDR; encoded by the coding sequence ATGGATGAACTGAGTCTGGCGACGCCGTCGCTGCTGTTCCCGGCGATTTCGCTGCTGATGCTCGCGTACACCAACCGCTTCCTCGCGCTGTCGACGATCATCCGCCAGCTTTACGACACCCACCGGCGCAATCCGCACGTCAACAACCTGCGCCAGATCGGCAACTTCCGTCGCCGCGTTGCGCTGATCCGCGGCATGCAGGCCTTCGGCGTCGTCAGCCTGTTGTCGTGCATCGTCTCGATGGTGCTGGTGTTCTTCGGCCACGCCGGGCCGGCGCAATTCCTGTTCATCGCCAGCCTGGCACTGATGGTGCTCTCCCTGCTGCTGTGCCTGGCCGAGGTGCTGATCTCGGACGCCGCGCTGAACATCCTGCTGCAAGACATCGAGCAGGACTTGCGCAGGCTCGACCGCTAG
- a CDS encoding LytTR family DNA-binding domain-containing protein: MTTPLRLFLVDDELPALRRLQDVLVDCADECPHEIVGTATNGMSALSQLTDADADAAIIDIQMPQMSGIELARELQSQEHPPAVIFATAFEEYGVAAFEVRAIDYLLKPIRRERLIEALKRVDQARQARSEAAPSSHARSHFSVTERGRLHLIPVSDARYLKAEQKYITLKTREREYLLEDSLTRLEEEFGSQFVRIHRNCLIATDALAGFERAASNGGETHWVAVLKDLPERLAVSRRQQHVIKDFKK, translated from the coding sequence ATGACGACGCCGCTGCGCCTTTTTCTCGTCGATGACGAACTGCCGGCCCTGCGCCGATTGCAGGACGTGCTGGTCGACTGTGCAGACGAGTGCCCGCACGAGATCGTCGGCACCGCCACCAACGGCATGTCCGCGCTGAGCCAGCTGACCGACGCCGACGCAGACGCCGCCATCATCGACATCCAGATGCCGCAGATGAGCGGGATCGAGCTGGCCCGCGAGCTGCAGTCGCAGGAGCATCCACCGGCGGTGATCTTCGCGACGGCGTTCGAGGAATACGGCGTCGCCGCGTTCGAGGTCCGCGCAATCGACTACCTGCTCAAGCCGATCCGCCGCGAGCGGCTGATCGAGGCGCTCAAGCGTGTCGACCAGGCGCGGCAGGCGCGCAGCGAAGCGGCGCCGTCGTCGCACGCGCGCAGCCACTTCAGCGTCACCGAACGCGGCCGGCTGCACCTGATCCCGGTGTCCGACGCGCGCTACCTGAAGGCCGAGCAGAAATACATCACGCTCAAGACCCGCGAGCGCGAATACCTGCTCGAGGACTCGCTGACCCGGCTCGAGGAAGAATTCGGCAGCCAGTTCGTCCGCATCCACCGCAACTGCCTGATCGCGACCGACGCCCTCGCCGGTTTCGAGCGCGCGGCGTCGAACGGCGGCGAAACGCACTGGGTCGCGGTGCTCAAGGACCTGCCCGAGCGGCTCGCGGTCAGCCGGCGCCAGCAGCACGTGATCAAGGACTTCAAGAAGTAG
- a CDS encoding sensor histidine kinase — MSAQTVIDELPDFRSPSVMLHALVYSHLLLLLHTLADLPRWTHWSMRVANSAIWVELVLLPSLAILAGLAPTLARLPYRLGVSIVCAVTVGCGWIGRALLMPIQSQPNAQFAPELMILLSTLGFLWLLQMRHRALVPRLAEARLSALQARIRPHFFFNSLNAVLSLIRYEPAKAEEALQDIADLFRVVMKDNRKLARLVSEVEVAERYLNIEMIRLGNRLQVDWQIDDMPENAAVPPLVLQPLLENAIYYGVEPLLEPPPIQIRITQTRERVHLIVRNALPGNTVRVREGNGMALENIRERLLLHFDTEASLTTEAGSDYYQVHILLPYREILHDDAAAPFSRR, encoded by the coding sequence GTGAGCGCCCAAACCGTCATCGACGAGTTGCCCGACTTCCGCTCGCCCAGCGTGATGTTGCACGCCCTCGTCTACTCGCACCTGCTGCTGCTGCTGCACACACTGGCCGACCTGCCGCGCTGGACGCACTGGAGCATGCGCGTCGCCAATTCGGCGATCTGGGTCGAGCTGGTGCTGCTGCCGTCGCTGGCGATCCTCGCCGGGCTGGCGCCGACGCTGGCGCGGCTGCCGTACCGGCTCGGCGTATCCATCGTCTGTGCCGTGACGGTCGGCTGCGGCTGGATCGGCCGTGCGCTGCTGATGCCGATCCAGTCGCAGCCGAACGCGCAGTTCGCCCCCGAGCTGATGATCCTGCTGTCGACGCTGGGCTTTCTGTGGCTGTTGCAAATGCGCCACCGCGCGCTGGTGCCGCGACTGGCCGAGGCGCGGCTGTCGGCACTGCAGGCGCGCATCCGGCCGCACTTCTTTTTCAACAGCCTCAACGCGGTACTGTCGCTGATCCGCTACGAACCGGCCAAGGCCGAAGAGGCGCTGCAGGACATCGCCGACCTGTTCCGCGTGGTGATGAAGGACAACCGCAAGCTGGCGCGGCTGGTCAGCGAGGTCGAGGTCGCCGAGCGCTACCTGAACATCGAGATGATCCGCCTCGGCAACCGGCTGCAGGTCGACTGGCAGATCGACGACATGCCCGAGAATGCCGCAGTGCCGCCGCTGGTGTTGCAGCCACTGCTCGAAAACGCCATCTATTATGGGGTCGAGCCCCTGCTCGAACCGCCGCCGATCCAGATCCGCATCACCCAGACGCGCGAACGCGTCCACCTGATCGTCCGCAACGCCTTGCCCGGCAACACGGTGCGCGTGCGCGAAGGCAACGGCATGGCGCTGGAAAACATACGCGAACGACTGCTGCTGCACTTCGATACCGAGGCCAGCCTCACGACCGAAGCCGGCAGCGACTATTATCAAGTACACATCTTGCTGCCCTACCGGGAGATTTTGCATGACGACGCCGCTGCGCCTTTTTCTCGTCGATGA